GATCCGATCCGATCCGATCACCAGTCAATTATAGTACAAATATATTGTTGCCTAAATAGTGCATTAATAGCTTAAATATACTCTTAACAAATCTTATTCTAGCTGTTTTTAGGTTAGGTTTCTTGTACAGTGGGCATTCGCTAAGATGTTCCCAAAATCCCGCAAACAAAACTCATTTGTGATGActcttaaataaaatgaaaattaaataggAATCAAAAACTTGtaaatgattgattgattgactgactgagcTGTTTTAAggttatgttttttatacagtGAGCACTCGCTAAGATGCTCTCAAAAGCGCAATCAAATAAAGTGTAAATCAAATAAGAATCAAAGACTTGGACATCTATTTTACATCTacataaaagtttttaattcaactgattgattgattgactgattgatgagcCTTTATAAAGCgcaaaattatattcaaagtTTTATACTTTCGAAATTTTAACCAAATTTAACGCGTAACCAACATTGTATTCAGCTTTGATTCTCGTCCAATTAGTTTAAAGCTTAATTTTCAGAGCTCAACAATACAAAAAGTTGAATACGTCTTTCGCTGACAGCTGAATTCACCGCCTTGAGCGGAAATTGGGTGGAAAACATTACAAGTTTCGTAAAAGGTTAAATAAATGTCTCAATAAAAATGAGCAAAAGTTACTCTTTATCCAAAATGGACATCTACCAAATATGGTTAGATATAGCCAATTGTTGGAATCCTACTtgtgatttttaaatataatatatataatttcaatatAGCTGCGTTTTTTCGCCAGCAATTCATTTAAAGTTCGATTCATTCTAATTCACATAAATCATAATTTCATTGCTGCCTTTCAAAGTCGAATCGCTTaattttgaattgaaatttctGGCAGTTTAACTTGCCGAGTGCTCACTGTACtcacatacaaattttgaatGCGGCTTACATAATAAATGTGAATTTATGTTTGAGTATGAAGCACGTTTCTTTtgaatgtattttattaagttttcaACAAATTGCATGACACTTGCCCAATTGCAATTACGGTACGCTTAATTATCATCaataacaattgcaattgaattaaatCTTCAATATGCTatttactttcattttgttgtaattCGTACGCTGCTTAGtttcaattataataattattacaataatattattattgtaggcaattttcttttgttatgcACTCAACTTTCGGCTTGACTTTGATTCTAATAAAtgttatgtgtatgtgtgtgtgtgtgtgtgtaacttgTTAagcatttgttgttctttacaatttgtttaacCACACTTTAACTTTAAACATAACACAAGAGGCACAAGAATAAGAGATTAAAAAAAGAGttgaagagaaaaaaaaattctaaacacaataaataataattaattacaattactTTTCTGGCATATaggtattatatatatatatatatatatatatatatatatattataaatcatAATAGAACAATGGTAATTATTGcttattatgatttaataattgtttttgtttttgctttcgtTTTCTGGATGGCGACAAATAAATACTTGACTGTACGCTTACGACCAAGTCTAATTCTTGAGCTAACAAAGTGtctaacaattttttgtttttgtttagagaggggggggggggggggggtgaggGAGCGGGCATCTCAGCGAATTCAATTGATTCGATTATAATTGTGGTATTCGAacataaaaatactttttggggGTGCTTAACTCTCATtctcaaaaatatgaattaactaaaatgaaaattagaAAACTGTCGGCTACGTTTTGTGAGTgttcttgtttgttgttttagtttttgttgttgttgttttagtttttgttgttgttgttgctatttggTTTGAGTAGCGAGTGTCTTGTTGCATCTAACGCAGTCAAGCTGCGTCTCTGattccagttgttgttgttgctgttgcttctgtttAAACACTCTGTGAACGACTGCGTCGGCGTGTACTGGCTGCTGGGCCGAATTTATAGCTTGGAGCAGATCTCGTTTGTGAACTCGGAGCACTTGGCCTTGCCGCCAAGATCGCCAGTTAGATATTTGCCTTCCGCAATGACGGCAAATGCGGCTGCCTCAATTTTATCAGCATACGAATTGAGCTCCATGTGGCGCAGCATCATCACTGCCGAGAGCAGCAGGGCCGTGGGATTGGCCAGATCCTTGCCAGCGATATCGGGCGCTGTGCCGTGCACAGACTCGAACAGAGCACCATTCAGACCCATGTTGCCCGATGGCGTCAGGCCCAGACCGCCGACCAGACCGGCGCACATATCAGACAGAATATCACCATACAGATTGGGCATGACCTGTCGGAAATTTGCGGTTATATAGGCATTGGCAAATTGTTAGAGCTGCGTTCGCAGACTTACCAGCACATCGTATTTGCCCGGATTCTGGACCATGTTCAGGCACACCGTGTCCAAGTAGCGCTCCTCGAACTGAATTTCGGGATACTTTTGCGCCGTTTCGCGCACACAACGCAGGAACAGGCCGTCCGACATGCGCCTGCAAAGGATTATGGCTTAgattagttgttgttggcgctggGGCCAAGCTGCTGTCTCGCCAGCTTACATAATGTTCGCCTTGTGCACGACGGTCACCTTCttgcgattgttgtttttggcataCTGGAAGGCGTATTCGGCCACACGCCTGGAGGCATCCTCGGTGATTAGCTTGATGCTCTGGACAACGCCATCGACAATCTCGTGCTCAATGCCAGAATACTCGCCCTCGGTGTTCTCGCGAATGGTGACCACATCGACATCATCGTAGAGCGTCTTGTAGCCAACCAGACTGCGGCAGGGACGCACATTGGCATACAGATTGAACTCCTTGCGCAATGCCAGGTTCAGTGAGCGATGGCCCTTGCCCACGGGCGTCATTAGGGGACCCTTGAGGCCAATCTTGTTGGTGTTAACCGAATCGATGGCCGCCTGGGGAATGCCAAATTTGCCATCGGGACCCTGTAAAAAGCgttgaacatttttaaattcatattttaaatttacatagCGTTGCCACCTGGATGAGCAGTTAAGAACGTTTTGATAAGGCACTTTTTTTTACTGCTCGCTGGCAACGCTCAAATATTGATAAGCGTTGCCAACGTTTTTAGAGCGCCttgatttgaaataaaaatacggAAAACACTGGAAAATACTTACACGGACGGGCGTCACATCGACAGCCTCCCATTCGATGGGCACTTTGGCGGCAGTGAAAATCTTTTGCACAGCAGCAGAGATCTCTGGACCAATGCCATCACCGGGTATAAGCGTTACCTTTCTGACGCCGGACGCATAGCCGCGGCTGGCAGCGGGCGTTGTGTTGATCTGCAAGCAATTTCAAGAATATAATCAATTAAATCATAACAGACAACcacacacaacaataacaaacagcaacaacaaaatatatatatgcaaattgagCAATTATCAGGTTGCCAGATCTCTGGTTACATAAGCGACATCATCTCGCGCATGCAAACGGCACagacggcggcggcgctgcaaccgtgcgttgagGTTAGAGCACACATCTGGCAAggcgggcaggcaggcaggcaggcaggcggcAGAGTGTTGCCATCGCTTTTTATGCAACCCGTGCGAAATGGGAAGTGATAAGCAAAAGAATTAATTTACGATGGAGACGCTTCCAAAAACAAAGAATATCTGAtcagcaattgttgttgcttagcACCTTTGGCAAGATAGGCGCACAAGGCAAAACCCCCCGGCCCATCCGGCCGTCGGCCACCACCGAGCACTCGTGTTATGTAAAAGAAGCTTTTGgttctatttctttttttttttttttttgtctgcctTTTGCTGTGTATTCTTATTGTCGCAATGGGTGGGCAGCCATTTCTCCTGCGGGCAGCTGGGCTATTGTTTTTAAAGTGCACGCACCTTGGCTTTAAATGTTGCTCCGGCCAAGGCCGTTGACTCTGGCGCCGCATCACGCGCAGCCTGAAAACCCAATTGCTTGAGctgcaaattttttttttcgtttttgcgTAATGTTATTGTTTGCACGTTgattggttggttggttggttggttggagGGTTCGTTGCGGGTGGTTTtgattgaaaaacaaaatcagaaTGTTAGTTTTAGCTGTATtattaggtttttttttcgcctcCCCGTTAGAAGGCCGCACGTAATCAGAAATGGGCAAATGTTGCTTGGGGCGCGGGGGAGGAGGCGGTGTTGCGAAAGGGTTGGCAATCGCGGCACACAATGTTTGCTTGTGCTAAACTGGCAAGctgttaataatattgttataCTAATATCCTTTGTATTCTTACAATTCTCTGTATAAATCTAGCAGCCATTGCGTTACGTTTGGATATTTGCACTCGGTTATTTCACGTATAGAAAAAAATTCGACCACTCGCACGTCTGAGACTTTACTTTGCGCCCGCTGTATCGCCACCTAGCGGAAAACTGGCGAATGTAGAGCAGGACCGATAAGCACGTTATGGTTATCGAGCGTGCTGCAAGAGTTGCCACATCTAATAAAATGTCACATGTtcagaaataaaattaatgttttGGGTTTTCCAAAACAAAGAGTTTTCTTTGTTAAATAGCTACAAGCAATgctcataaattatttaattattttaaagtaaaaataaacagtaatttatttttcaaatgtgCAGCATATTGGCATATTGTGGCAACAATTacacaaacaatttcaatgctacatttgttttaagttacaagcaaataagtttttatGGCACAATTTGAAGGCATACagcaagaaaattgttaacatatttaaaaatagtCGTAAATTAGTTGTTTGATCGCTACATGTTGCATTGGCATCGCCAAGCAAGCAAATCGATACCGCTGCagaaaaatatcgataatatCTTTTGCAACGTTGCGTGTTACAGCCAcagtttaaattaatttcggCTCTTGCGTAGATTTTAAGCCATATTACATATAATATCTATGTAAATTAATACACAGTGTTTAAATAGAACGCTACAATAATTGTAGGCACTGTTGCGGTTTAAATTTCTGTGCTGCACCTAACGCACAGCTACAAAATTACCGACCAACCGAGAGACAAAGCTACGCTACGGTCGTAACTGGCAAAGTGCACTGTGAACGGCCAATGCAGAATTGTCATACgcgagtttttttttcgcgtTCAGTTTAGGTTTTAGTTACCTGCGCGCAACAACCCCGTCGCCTTAGCCGTTGTGCTTGCGTCCTGCGTTTCCAAATCGAAACTCGACAAATATTCCAAACGCTGCGACCAAATGTATGCACTGCATGTTCACCAATTCGGCTGCGTCTTGTAATTTGCTATCAAATTGTGTAAATACATAAGCGaaagcagtcgcagcagcaacgcTTATACCCCGCGCGTATTGCTCTTGTGAGGCGCGCGTCTTTAttttaacgttttttttttttttttttttttttgtgtttttgttggctGTGCGAACCAGCCAACGGGCAGCATTTAAGGTAAGCTGAAAGTGTATTGTGTGTTTTTTACGTGTTTAAAATGTGCACTTCGCAATGCATCTCAGCTGCTTGGGCCAATaaacacgcacgcacacactcgtaACTCTCGCACACGGCCACACGCGCGAATacacgcacgcatacacacacacacacacgcacgcacatgtacatataattatatatatgcggggcagcacacgcacaggcacaggcacaaaCACAAATGTATAACTGTGCCTGACAGCACACACACTACACGACGACGGCCGTTAACGACAAAGTGCGACTCGTAACCCAGCTTGCCTACTTTGCTCAAATGCGCTGCGAACGCTGCCGAGTTTCTatttaatatcattttttgcttgggttttttttcctgattcttttttgttttattccgAAGAATTCTGTGTGCTGCCTTTCGTTGAGAAGCTgtgtacgaattaaaaaaaaaaagcataattCTCGATTTGTGTGGTTGATTggataaataaatgaaaaaatcaaatttaatttcttgcctTGCATTTGCAGTTGCCCCCTCGGCTTGGCCGCTTCAATAATTTCGAGTGGCGAACGGTAGCATAATTATCGGCACGCTggagaaacaaaataaacgctCCCAGCTCATACGCGACAAAATGGTGTTGGCCGAGCGCAACACCGGCGACATTGTGCGCAATGGCCGTCGCTCACGTGGACCCAGCCCCAATACACATACAAGCGGCGCTGGCAGCGGTGCTGCTGGCCATGGCCACAATTCTGCCACCGGCAtggccggcggcggcggagctggcggtggcggtggcggcggcggcggatcCGGTGGCACAAACTCGACGGGCAATGAGAAGGCCACAGCTAACGTACCGGGTGCCGGCACACCGGAGAGCTCCGACGATGATAACTGTGAGTGTAAAGCttataaacatatgtatatacatatttatattgtttcattcaaattgaaattttgtttCCTATTGATCTCCATGCAGCGACAAAACGCAACGGCAAATCCAAGGCAAAGCAGTCGGAATACGAAGGTAAGTCAAGCCACAAGCGTTGCCCCACAAGCATATCCATAGCTATCTTTATCCACAACAGAGAAAATACGCGTTGGACGCGACTATCAGGCGGTGTGTCCACAGCTGGTGCCCGAACTGGATCGCCGTCCGGAGCTGATGAACGAGCGCGCCTTGTTGGTCTGGTCGCCCACCAAGGAGATACCCGACATGAAGCGTAAGCCTCTTTAGCGaatatataccatatgcaGCAGATCGATCGAATAACTGACGCAATCTCTCGCATTCTCTCTCAACCGACCAGTGGAGGAATACATTTCGGTGGCAAAGGAGAAATATGGCTACAATGGTGAACAGGCATTGGGCATGCTGTTCTGGCATAAACACGATCTGGAGCGTGCGGTCATGGATTTGGCCAACTTCACACCGTTCCCGGATGAGTGGACCATCGAGGACAAGGTGCTATTCGATCAGGCATTTCAGTTTCATGGCAAAAGCTTTCATCGCATACGCCAAAtggtaattattattattctataaatgtatatgcagatatttaatgaaatttatataaCCAACTGATGTCCAATTAGCTGCCAGACAAATCTATAGCCAGTCTggtcaaatattattattcgTGGAAGAAGACGCGTCATCGCAGCAGCGCCATGGATCGCCAGGAGAAAATGATAAAGACGGCCGTCAAGGATGGCTCCGAGAACGGCAGCGAGGTGGGCAGCAATGAGGAATCCGATAACGATGACAAGGTAATTATCAGTTAGAACttagcacaacaacaacaacaacagcaacaacaacaacaactacagcaaaaaaaaaaaaaaaaaacaacatacaACCAAcgacaagcaaacaaaaaagaattCAAGACTTCCACTCCTCCGACACCCTCCTATTCTCCATCcaccatatacatatgcatatatacacacatacatatgcatatatatacacacacacacatacatacatacacaaacacatatatacattcgcATAACTCATCATCAGCTCAGTTCGTAAATGCCGAGAGATCTCCGTTCACgctcattcacacacacacacacacacgcacacgcacacagatacagacatatgaacacacatgcacacacacacagaaagcaCACgtttttaacacacacacgtacaatGTTAGCTAATCTTAGGGCTCTTGCCACACCCACAAGTCTTACGTTTTTACAAAATGTCCGCTGGTTTCCCCACAAACGTtcatatatggatatatatatatatatatatatatatatatatgtatgtatgtatgtatatatgtatgtatattgatCTGATATCTGATCTATACGCTTGTACTATATGTTCATACCAATCCCAGCGCACAACATAAACGTTGTCCAACACTAACCATATAGGGTTTGAAATAAGActttttttaaacttatttcGGACTTGTTGAAGAAGTTGTGTTTTTAGGATAAAAGAGTTTTTTACTCTCTATTCTCTATTAATATTTGATAGAGAGTatgcttaaaaatattttaaatgcttaGGAAAAAGGTATTCCATTTGGAATATACGAGAACGAATCTTAAGAATTGTTTTACACTCATCTAGgcgaaaaagaagaagataaTAAGAGTATAATTTagttagaatatatatataattggcATATAATACAGAAGTCTAAAAGATATTGCAACAATATAAAAAGAGATATTTTGAGATAGATAGGATAATGTATATAAGAATAAAgatatttcctttttgtaaaGGATAGTATTTATTTTGGGACATATAACAGAAAGCTCgaagaaaaatgtaaatgatGCTCTCTATTTTCTACAGAAGAAGGGAAGGGAAGAAAACATGCTGAAATTCATGTTTATAAGGAAGTATTCTTTTCAATAGATAATAGTATGGAGagataaatgaaataaaaatacaaaagaacTGAAAAGTCCCTACTCCATAAAAAGTGCTTAATGCAAACCAAGGGAAATACTCTAGAGCCCACTCTAT
This window of the Drosophila virilis strain 15010-1051.87 chromosome X, Dvir_AGI_RSII-ME, whole genome shotgun sequence genome carries:
- the Idh3a gene encoding probable isocitrate dehydrogenase [NAD] subunit alpha, mitochondrial isoform X2 yields the protein MAARFIQRIINTTPAASRGYASGVRKVTLIPGDGIGPEISAAVQKIFTAAKVPIEWEAVDVTPVRGPDGKFGIPQAAIDSVNTNKIGLKGPLMTPVGKGHRSLNLALRKEFNLYANVRPCRSLVGYKTLYDDVDVVTIRENTEGEYSGIEHEIVDGVVQSIKLITEDASRRVAEYAFQYAKNNNRKKVTVVHKANIMRMSDGLFLRCVRETAQKYPEIQFEERYLDTVCLNMVQNPGKYDVLVMPNLYGDILSDMCAGLVGGLGLTPSGNMGLNGALFESVHGTAPDIAGKDLANPTALLLSAVMMLRHMELNSYADKIEAAAFAVIAEGKYLTGDLGGKAKCSEFTNEICSKL
- the CoRest gene encoding REST corepressor isoform X4, producing MVLAERNTGDIVRNGRRSRGPSPNTHTSGAGSGAAGHGHNSATGMAGGGGAGGGGGGGGGSGGTNSTGNEKATANVPGAGTPESSDDDNSTKRNGKSKAKQSEYEEKIRVGRDYQAVCPQLVPELDRRPELMNERALLVWSPTKEIPDMKLEEYISVAKEKYGYNGEQALGMLFWHKHDLERAVMDLANFTPFPDEWTIEDKVLFDQAFQFHGKSFHRIRQMLPDKSIASLVKYYYSWKKTRHRSSAMDRQEKMIKTAVKDGSENGSEVGSNEESDNDDKIIAVPAYLS
- the Idh3a gene encoding probable isocitrate dehydrogenase [NAD] subunit alpha, mitochondrial isoform X1 — translated: MAARFIQRILKQLGFQAARDAAPESTALAGATFKAKINTTPAASRGYASGVRKVTLIPGDGIGPEISAAVQKIFTAAKVPIEWEAVDVTPVRGPDGKFGIPQAAIDSVNTNKIGLKGPLMTPVGKGHRSLNLALRKEFNLYANVRPCRSLVGYKTLYDDVDVVTIRENTEGEYSGIEHEIVDGVVQSIKLITEDASRRVAEYAFQYAKNNNRKKVTVVHKANIMRMSDGLFLRCVRETAQKYPEIQFEERYLDTVCLNMVQNPGKYDVLVMPNLYGDILSDMCAGLVGGLGLTPSGNMGLNGALFESVHGTAPDIAGKDLANPTALLLSAVMMLRHMELNSYADKIEAAAFAVIAEGKYLTGDLGGKAKCSEFTNEICSKL